One Tunturibacter gelidoferens genomic region harbors:
- a CDS encoding fatty acid desaturase family protein, with protein sequence MTSGNEEAVITLKPEIEDLVAPEAWPRQSVGDPTGSSSFPKVLRRRLDRFFADQKLSPKADRTMWVKIAAGLAVLAGSWIALYAWKPGSWKFVALYVLSGLAQTFLLLNIAHDSNHNAISSVPSVNKILNYVFDVCGINSYMWRILHHRGHHSCINVHGEDDALTGRSIFRFTPHEPRSALHRFQHIYALFFYAMFSLDYVFVRDFESFFFPSHDYLKRDRHPLREYFILFAGKAFYLTYMLILPVVVLGRSPLLVAGAFVLVHLIIGLTVSLVFQTTHTVDTTYFPSNRSEFDNGVYHIFATTADYATSNPVVGWLTGGLNHHIAHHLCPFVCHTHYAPLTRIVKETAEEFGVPYRQHPTMTRAIWHHLILLKQLGNEN encoded by the coding sequence GTGACGTCTGGGAACGAAGAAGCGGTGATCACCCTGAAGCCGGAGATAGAGGATCTGGTTGCACCTGAGGCCTGGCCACGGCAGTCGGTGGGTGACCCAACCGGTTCGTCTTCCTTCCCGAAGGTCTTACGCCGCCGCCTCGACAGATTCTTTGCCGATCAGAAGCTCTCCCCCAAAGCCGACCGAACGATGTGGGTCAAGATCGCCGCGGGTCTCGCGGTGCTGGCAGGCAGTTGGATCGCGTTGTACGCGTGGAAGCCGGGTTCATGGAAGTTCGTTGCGCTCTACGTTTTGAGCGGTCTCGCCCAGACATTCCTCTTGCTGAACATCGCCCATGACAGCAACCACAACGCCATCTCGTCTGTGCCATCGGTAAACAAGATCCTGAACTATGTCTTCGATGTTTGCGGAATCAACTCGTACATGTGGCGCATCCTCCATCACCGAGGCCACCACTCCTGCATCAACGTCCACGGCGAAGACGACGCGCTTACGGGGCGGAGCATCTTTCGATTTACGCCGCATGAACCGCGCTCGGCCCTGCATCGGTTCCAGCACATCTATGCGCTGTTCTTTTACGCGATGTTCTCTCTGGACTATGTTTTCGTCAGGGACTTTGAGAGCTTCTTCTTCCCGTCCCACGACTATCTGAAACGCGACAGGCATCCGCTGCGGGAGTACTTCATCCTCTTCGCGGGGAAGGCGTTCTACCTGACGTACATGCTGATTTTGCCGGTTGTGGTGCTGGGGAGATCGCCTCTGCTGGTTGCTGGGGCATTCGTGCTGGTTCACTTGATCATCGGTTTGACCGTATCGCTGGTATTCCAAACGACGCATACTGTCGACACAACGTACTTCCCCTCGAACCGCAGCGAGTTCGACAACGGCGTCTATCACATCTTCGCGACGACGGCTGATTATGCAACGAGCAATCCGGTCGTAGGTTGGCTTACGGGCGGCCTCAACCATCACATCGCGCATCATCTGTGCCCTTTCGTATGCCATACCCACTACGCTCCACTGACCCGGATTGTGAAGGAGACCGCCGAAGAGTTCGGCGTCCCCTATCGCCAACATCCGACAATGACCCGGGCAATCTGGCATCATCTGATACTTTTGAAGCAACTGGGAAACGAAAACTAA
- a CDS encoding cytochrome P450: MAANPVQVLSKYTELFGDTFRFYLGGIKEAIVTTNPAVIQHVLKTNADNYQKSEIQVKRMGHFLGKGLLTTHGEPWKTQRRLIQKGFDRKQLEALSAIMQDSLAESLRDFDRQVRVGPVDIYPQLMKMTFAMVARSLFGAKLKDEDIDVVSNTICTVQEFIVRQTLQPYLNPWFEVSGELRRHEEMRARADSVLMEYIKTRRHQAPGNDLLQTLMDARYSDGEGMSDELVLSESMQLLVAGHETSSNALSWLLYLLSSRPDCLERIREEFHSVLGDAPLSFGDVSRLPFTTQVILEALRLYPPFWMVDRMAVADDRVGDVDIPRGSTVIVFVYGAHHAPRYWESPESFDPERFAKANEKLQTPFTHLPFGGGPRGCIGGHYAMLQILMILSDLLRKYDFQLIPGQMIEARPMVILRPKHGIRMTFTQAIARDRHAIIQE; encoded by the coding sequence ATGGCCGCAAATCCTGTGCAGGTCTTGTCCAAGTACACCGAACTCTTCGGCGACACATTCCGGTTCTATCTGGGTGGCATTAAAGAGGCCATCGTTACTACCAATCCCGCGGTCATTCAGCACGTGCTGAAGACTAACGCGGACAATTACCAGAAGTCCGAAATTCAAGTGAAGCGGATGGGCCACTTCCTGGGCAAAGGTCTTCTTACTACCCACGGGGAGCCCTGGAAAACACAGCGACGTCTGATCCAGAAGGGTTTTGACCGAAAACAACTTGAGGCTCTGTCGGCGATCATGCAGGATTCGCTCGCCGAGTCGCTACGGGATTTCGATAGACAAGTGCGCGTCGGGCCCGTCGATATCTATCCCCAACTGATGAAGATGACCTTCGCGATGGTCGCTCGTTCGCTCTTTGGCGCCAAACTGAAGGACGAAGACATCGACGTCGTCAGCAATACGATCTGCACTGTCCAGGAATTCATCGTTCGGCAAACCCTTCAGCCCTACCTGAATCCGTGGTTCGAGGTCTCGGGCGAACTGCGGAGACACGAAGAGATGCGGGCTCGCGCGGACAGCGTTCTTATGGAGTACATCAAGACGCGCCGCCATCAGGCGCCCGGCAACGATCTGCTGCAAACCTTGATGGACGCCCGTTATAGTGACGGCGAGGGCATGAGCGATGAACTGGTCCTGAGCGAGAGCATGCAACTCCTGGTGGCCGGGCATGAAACATCGTCGAACGCTCTGTCATGGCTTCTCTATCTCCTAAGCTCGCGTCCGGATTGCCTCGAAAGAATACGGGAGGAGTTCCATTCCGTGCTCGGCGACGCGCCACTGAGCTTCGGCGATGTTTCCAGGTTGCCGTTTACCACTCAGGTCATCCTGGAGGCGCTGCGCCTCTACCCACCGTTTTGGATGGTCGATCGCATGGCTGTCGCGGACGACCGCGTTGGCGATGTCGACATACCGCGAGGATCGACAGTCATTGTGTTCGTGTATGGCGCGCACCATGCGCCGCGCTACTGGGAGAGCCCGGAGAGTTTTGACCCGGAACGTTTTGCCAAAGCGAACGAGAAGTTGCAAACGCCCTTCACCCATCTGCCCTTCGGCGGCGGACCGCGGGGCTGTATCGGCGGTCACTACGCGATGCTGCAAATCCTGATGATTCTGAGCGATCTGCTTAGAAAATACGATTTTCAGCTGATTCCGGGTCAGATGATCGAAGCGCGCCCGATGGTGATCCTGCGACCAAAGCACGGAATCCGCATGACCTTCACCCAGGCAATCGCACGCGACCGTCATGCGATCATTCAGGAATAG
- a CDS encoding copper resistance CopC family protein: MFTTWSLATIVVAFGIMLSIPRVALAHAVLVSSQPAVNSTVSGTEVAVLLKYNSRVDMEHSTLTLLEPDGKVEKVAIESEPEPGVLSAKLTGLVKGAYVLRWQVLATDGHITRGKVPFQVE; this comes from the coding sequence ATGTTTACGACATGGTCGCTAGCAACAATCGTTGTTGCTTTCGGTATTATGCTGTCTATTCCCAGAGTGGCGTTGGCGCACGCAGTGTTGGTCAGCTCTCAGCCAGCGGTGAACAGTACCGTCTCAGGAACGGAGGTCGCTGTCCTCCTGAAATACAATTCACGAGTCGACATGGAGCACTCGACTTTGACGCTGCTCGAGCCTGACGGAAAAGTAGAGAAGGTCGCCATCGAGAGCGAGCCCGAACCCGGGGTGCTGTCTGCCAAGTTGACCGGACTGGTTAAAGGGGCCTATGTGTTGCGCTGGCAGGTACTGGCAACGGATGGACACATCACGCGTGGTAAAGTTCCGTTCCAAGTAGAATAG